The nucleotide sequence GAGCCGGAGAAACCGCAGCCACAAAAGATTGAGTATCATTAGCTCTTGATCGTTGCAGGAGGGTCCAATGAAGAAGACCTGCTTTCATATTAAAAGCTCCTGGATACACCAAGAAATTGCATCCTTCATTTCGGTAAATTCGAGCCAGTTCTTCAAACCTTAAAATGAATATTCAAGACGGTTTTGAGAGGTCTGAGCCTGAGAAATTAGCACGTTTGTCATAAAATTCTTACCGCATATCTTGGCAGATTCCAAGGCCAATTTTAGCATTGTCAATCTCGAATGTGGTTAGAGCATTTCCTGGACTTATTGTCTCAGACTCTCGGAAATGAATCTTGTCAGAAATGTCGATGTCGAAGAGATGCATTTTCCTGTACTTCGCAATGAGAGATCCCTCGGGAGACCACACAGTGCAAGTATTGTACAAATTTGACCAACCTTGAGACTCTCGTTCAGGAATTGATCCAGCGATTAGATAAATTCCCAGTTCTTTGGCCACCTTTGAGAGTTGTTGAGAGGTATACCCATCAGGGATGGTTTCGGCATATTTATTGAAGTATTTAACGCCGCAAGGAGAATTGAAACATTCTGGCAAAATGCAGAGAAACTTGCTATTCCTGGATGTCCAACTGGGAGATTTTGGTCCATAATCTGCCACGACTGAACGGAGCTTTTGAATAGCTCGAGAGACATTTTCCTCCTTATTTTTGCCCACTTTGAGCTGAAGAAGTGCCACTCGGAGATCTATCACGGAattgtaaatataaatattcCTTTATCAAAATCATATGGAAGCACTAAAAGGACTATAAGGCATCATAGAAGCTGATTGAAAACACCTTTTACGACGATTTTGTCGTTGAGTTTCCTCGAATTCGGTTTAGCGGTTTTAGCATTTTGATTCGGTTTGTTGGTCCGATTTGAAGTAGCCGGATTTTTGAGGGGTACCAAACCATTCCTCTTCTTGATTTTCTGGACCGTGGACGAAGGTACTCCTAATTGTCTGCCAACATCTCGTACGGAAATATTGGGTTGCTGCTCGAAAATATCTATTACCATCTTTTCCAACGACATGTTCTGAGTCCCACGCGTTCGGCCACATCTTGGCTTCCGGGCAATAGTATTTAGTTTTTTGTAATGTATTATAAGGCGCCGGACGGTGGCACGATTTTTCCCAGTCAATCTCGCAATTTCAGCATAACTCGCATTTGGATTCTTGAGATGAGTGTCAACTATTAATTctcgaaaattttccattttttccaatcagacaaaaaaaaattggacaaaACACCTGACCCGAACtcctttttcacaaaaactgaaaatgacaacataaacataaacaCAGCATGCGTGCCgcgtgcaatttttttgtacGACGAGACTTCAAACTGCTgctgtcaaatttgaaaaacatagaattttattcaaatgtCCCTTTTGAACAAAGAAACAACAGgattaaaaagtgattttaagaGTTTTGTAGATATCCTCTCGTCGCTGCTTTGATATGGGAATTTGGGCTCGAACTTTCTCACACTCAGAGAAATCtggaaagaaaaaaagcaaGATACATTTACCCCATTTAACCGCTTCACCACTTTTGCATTGAAAGGAAACTAATGGATGGTAAAGgttttttcttgcaattttctaaatctaaaagaattttcaaaggtGGAATATTTAACACCCTCAGCAAGTAAATTTTCCTTACTTATGCAATCAATTCTTTCATTCATTTCATTCTCTTCCAAACAAGGGTGTTGGAAACGCAAGCGCCAACTggcggaaatatttgaaaatttattataaaggCCCTTCCGGCACAATTGTCAGTCATTGCCTAGGAATTTGCctagttaaaatattttctcacgTTGAAAACCTAAGTAATTTTAGTAGTATTTATTGTAAAGGTTTGGATGAACTCCTTGGGAGACGATCAAGCTAGGTCCTGAGCCAGGATAAAGAGTTTTATAACTTGGTAGGTTGAAagacaaaattagagaaattcaatATGGCGATAGTATAAAAATTACAGCTTGTAAACTCGTCAAATAGCTTGAGGTTGATAGAAGTAAACGGAGGTCGTTTGAGTTTAAGTAAGAATTCAATTATCGTGTTTaagaaaatgaattgaaatgtagCTTATATTTTAGGAACCATCAACACACGCATTGAAACACATTAAATTCAACCAATCAGTGCGCCATAATTAATCAATTCCTTGCAGTCCGCCACGCGCTAAATCCAGTTGATATAATAAATACAGTTCACTATCTCCTGGGGTGACGTGATAACTCTCTCTAATTGTCCCATTGCTAGTGTCGAGTGTCGATTATGGGCGATCGAGATGATAACCCGCATtttttgtcgctagtgtcgataattctcGCAACTAATTTATCGACACCTCTAGAGCTGTCGATTTGTACCCTCGAAGTGAAATGCcctcatttattttatatttattaaattttaataatattaagtaTAATTCTTGGGAAATTTTGTTTGTTCTGCACGGAATAACCTCGGGCAAATTGGATACGAAAATTTATGTTCTGTTGATTCTGCAcaaccacaaaatatttttggaccATTCGGGAAAGGCTTGTCAGAGGATAATCTTATTATACTCAGTGATTGAGTTTGACACACTGTCCAGGAAGTTGATGGAGATGTTTCTCATGGATTCGTTCTCGTGAGATTTAATTTATGTATGAAATGGTCACATATGCGTGTGCTTCCTTCAGATCTTTTGCTCCTCCTTGCTAAATTTAAAACACTACAAGCCATTAgaaaaataattccttaaatttCTGGAGTCATTCGTTCCGTGACTGACTTGCAGCAAGTCTTTGAGTGTCAATTATTGTGTGAGAATGTAAAAGACAAAGTGAAAAGATCCGCGTAAGGCAAAAATTATTATGCaatagatgattttttcttAGTTGCATTTCTTCCGGAAGCTCCAGAATTGTTTTTATACCGCAATTTTCTTATCCTCGCTCCAAATGAAAGATGAGCTTCCGGGGCTTCCTCAATAgcccaatttccataaaaaatgtaatttatgtgttgactattttaacttaaaattaataaaatcactgaaataCTCCGATTGCAAAATCAAAACAAGCGGGAGTGAGGTTGTGTTTcactgtcccaaagtgtcacaaCGAGCCGACACTCATGTCATCTCATCATTTGGATTtaacgatactagagattcgatactagcgagagtcaaagtt is from Phlebotomus papatasi isolate M1 chromosome 1, Ppap_2.1, whole genome shotgun sequence and encodes:
- the LOC129798224 gene encoding omega-amidase NIT2-like isoform X2, giving the protein MLGNTSILRHLRVALLQLKVGKNKEENVSRAIQKLRSVVADYGPKSPSWTSRNSKFLCILPECFNSPCGVKYFNKYAETIPDGYTSQQLSKVAKELGIYLIAGSIPERESQGWSNLYNTCTVWSPEGSLIAKYRKMHLFDIDISDKIHFRESETISPGNALTTFEIDNAKIGLGICQDMRFEELARIYRNEGCNFLVYPGAFNMKAGLLHWTLLQRSRANDTQSFVAAVSPAQDETSEYVAYGHSSIIDPYARIMVDAGAGENTVVKDLDFSECDKVRAVIPLSKHRREDIYYQTLQNTFYCY
- the LOC129798224 gene encoding omega-amidase NIT2-like isoform X1 → MENFRELIVDTHLKNPNASYAEIARLTGKNRATVRRLIIHYKKLNTIARKPRCGRTRGTQNMSLEKMVIDIFEQQPNISVRDVGRQLGVPSSTVQKIKKRNGLVPLKNPATSNRTNKPNQNAKTAKPNSRKLNDKIVVKDLRVALLQLKVGKNKEENVSRAIQKLRSVVADYGPKSPSWTSRNSKFLCILPECFNSPCGVKYFNKYAETIPDGYTSQQLSKVAKELGIYLIAGSIPERESQGWSNLYNTCTVWSPEGSLIAKYRKMHLFDIDISDKIHFRESETISPGNALTTFEIDNAKIGLGICQDMRFEELARIYRNEGCNFLVYPGAFNMKAGLLHWTLLQRSRANDTQSFVAAVSPAQDETSEYVAYGHSSIIDPYARIMVDAGAGENTVVKDLDFSECDKVRAVIPLSKHRREDIYYQTLQNTFYCY